In Leuconostoc kimchii IMSNU 11154, the DNA window GTTATTAAAATGCATGACAAGGGGCCACAACGTGTTAGTCCATTGTTTGTCCCAGAATCAATTCCTAATATGGTATCCGGTAATGTATCCATTCGTTTTGGTGCAAAAGGTGTCAATTATACAATTGTTACAGCATGTGCTTCGGCTACTAATGCGATTGGCGAAGCTTTCTGGCGTGTTCAATCAGGTAAAGCAGATGTTATGTTGACAGGTGGTTCAGAAGCAACTGTCAATGAAATTGGTATTGCCGGTTTCGCGGCATTGACTGCGTTATCAACAGAAGAAAATCCTGCTGAAGCTTCAAAGCCATTTGATAAAAATCGTCATGGTTTTGTGCTTGGTGAGGGTTCTGGTATTCTAGTTATCGAAAGTTTGGAACATGCACAAGCGCGTGGCGCAAACATTCTAGCTGAATTAGTAGGTTATGGTTCATCATCTGATGCGTACCACATGACATCACCAACGCCTGACGGCGAGGGTGCTGCACGTGCGTTGACAGACGCATTGACAGATGCGAAGTTAAAGCCTGAACAAATTTCATATATTAATGCTCATGGTACAGCGACTGGTGCTAATGATTCAGGTGAAGCACATGCCATAGCAACTGTCTTTGGTGAAAATTCATTACCTGTTTCATCTACAAAAGGTATGACAGGACACTTATTAGGTGCTGCGGGTGCTATTGAAGCTTTGATTTCAGTTGCTGCATTAACACGTGGTGAATTACCTGTCAATGTAGGTGTTGATGAACAAGATGATGACACACGTGTCATCAATTTAGTTACAAAAGAAAACAAGCACCAAGCACCAGAATATGTTTTGAGTGCAAATTATGGTTTTGGTGGGCATAACGCCGCTGTAATCTTTAAAAATTGGCACAATGAGGCTTAATCCATGAGTTTAAATATTAATGACATACATGAATTAATGAGTAATTTAGAGAATAGCTCATTACGCGAATTTAAAATAGTCGATGGTGATTTTAGTTTACATTTGTCCAAAAATGAAAATGCAGCAGTGGTTAACACCTCAAATGCGGTAGCAACACCGGCTGCACCATTACCAGCTGTAACGACTGAGACACCATCTGCTGATTACCCATTAGCGCAACCAAGCAATGAGGGCGTGGAAATTGTTGCACCAATGGTTGGTACGGTTTATCTCCAACCAAAACCTGAAGCACCGATGTTTAAATCAGTCGGGGATAAAGTTGCTGTTGGCGAAACCGTTGCCGTGATTGAAGCCATGAAATTGATGACAGAAATTCATAGTGACGTAGCAGGAACAGTTTCTAAAATTCTTGTTGAAAATGAAGAAGTTGTTGATTATAACAAGCCTTTGTATATTATCGATAAAGACTAAAATATGCGGTTTTTCCGCGTACATATTTAAAATAGGAGGAGATGTATAAAGCAGTATTAACACTAATGCTGTTTTATGCCTAAATAAAAATGACCGTATTAAATACCCAACAAATTATGGAAATCATACCTCATCGTTATCCAATGTTAATGTTGGATACAGTTGAAGAATTAGTTCCTGGAGAAAAAGTTGTTGCTTTTAAGAACATTTCAATTAATGAAGAAATATTCCAAGGACACTTTCCTGGTAATCCCACATTTCCGGGCGCATTAACCGTTGAAGCATTGGCACAAGCTGGTGCAGTTGCTTTACTGTCATTACCTGAATATAAGGGTAAAACAGCTTACTTTGGTGGTATCAAAAAAGCGCGTTATCGCCAAATGGTACGTCCAGGTGATCGTCTAAGACTAGAAGTGACAATTGAACGTCTTCGTGGACCAATTGGTACAGGTAAGGGGACTGTTTGGATTGGTGATAAAAAAGCAACAACTGCTGAACTAACATTCATCATTGGAGATTAACTGTGTTTAAAAAAGTATTGGTCGCAAACCGTGGCGAAATTGCGGTACGCATTATCCGAACATTAAAAGAAATGGGCATCGCATCAGTTGCCATCTATTCGACTGCTGATAAGGATAGTCTACATGTACAGTTAGCTGACGAAGCGATTGCTGTTGGTGGACCAAAGCCGAAAGATTCATATTTACATATGAAAAATATATTGTCTGCTGCACTTTTAACAGGTGCTGAGGCAATTCATCCGGGCTATGGCTTTCTATCCGAAAATGCTTTGTTTGCCGAAATGGTTGGCGAAGTTGGTATTAAATGGATTGGACCACGGCCAGAAACAATTGATCTAATGGGCAACAAATCCAATGCACGCGAAGAAATGAGAAAAGCGGGCGTTCCGATTATTCCTGGATCAGATGGTTTCATTCGTGATTTTTCAGAAGCCAAAGCGATTGCCGATAAAATTGGTTATCCATTATTATTGAAAGCTGCTGGTGGTGGTGGTGGTAAAGGGATGCGTTTTGTTTACCACGAAGACGAATTGTCAGAAAAATTTGATTCAGCTCAAAATGAAGCACGTGGTGCTGTTGGCGATGATCACATGTATGTTGAAAAAGTCATGGAAAATGTGCGACACATTGAAATGCAACTCATTCGTGATGACAATGGCCATGTGATTTACTTTCCTGAGCGAAATTGCTCATTGCAGCGTAATAACCAAAAAGTGATTGAAGAATCACCAGCGACTGGTATGACAACAGCTATGCGTCAACACTTGGGTGAAATCGTTACTAAAGCTGCCCAGGCAATTACCTATGAAAATACTGGTACAATTGAATTTTTACAAGACAAAGATGGTCATTTCTACTTTATGGAAATGAACACACGTCTTCAAGTGGAACACCCTGTCACAGAAATGGTGACTAATCTTGATCTGATCAAATTGCAAGTCATGGTCGCAGCTGGTTATGATCTACCATTAACGCAAGATGAAGTGGGTGTTGATGGGCATTCAATTGAAGTGCGATTGACAGCTGAACAACCTGCCAATCATTTCGCGCCAAGTGCGGGAACAATTGATTTTGTATTCTTACCTACTGGTGGACCTGGCATACGTCTTGACGCACCACTTTATAATGGTTACAAGGTACAACCATTTTACGATTCTATGATTGGAAATTAATCGTTAAGGGTAAGACACGTGAGGAGGCGCTGATTAAAATGCGCCGAGTGGTCGACGAAATTGTGATTCAAGGCGTGGAAACGAGCCGTGACTTTCAAAAGGCGTTGTTAGATGATCCACATGTACAAAGCGGTGATTTTGACACACGTTACTTAGAAACTGAATTTTTGCCACGCTGGGTACAAAGTTTGCCAAGTGGTGAATAATATAATACCGCGTATGGTGACATATGCGGTATTGTTGTATGAGAGATGCTTAGTCAGGCATTTTTAATTTATTATGAATGATT includes these proteins:
- the fabZ gene encoding 3-hydroxyacyl-ACP dehydratase FabZ — encoded protein: MTVLNTQQIMEIIPHRYPMLMLDTVEELVPGEKVVAFKNISINEEIFQGHFPGNPTFPGALTVEALAQAGAVALLSLPEYKGKTAYFGGIKKARYRQMVRPGDRLRLEVTIERLRGPIGTGKGTVWIGDKKATTAELTFIIGD
- the fabF gene encoding beta-ketoacyl-ACP synthase II, with translation MSRVVITGLGAVTPLGNDTETFLNGIFNEEIGIKPITKFDASETGITVAGQVDGFDAAKRVGKRDARKLDLFSQYAIDAADQALENAGLKSPEGSENPTTVEDPNRFGVILGNGIGGLTTIQEQVIKMHDKGPQRVSPLFVPESIPNMVSGNVSIRFGAKGVNYTIVTACASATNAIGEAFWRVQSGKADVMLTGGSEATVNEIGIAGFAALTALSTEENPAEASKPFDKNRHGFVLGEGSGILVIESLEHAQARGANILAELVGYGSSSDAYHMTSPTPDGEGAARALTDALTDAKLKPEQISYINAHGTATGANDSGEAHAIATVFGENSLPVSSTKGMTGHLLGAAGAIEALISVAALTRGELPVNVGVDEQDDDTRVINLVTKENKHQAPEYVLSANYGFGGHNAAVIFKNWHNEA
- the accB gene encoding acetyl-CoA carboxylase biotin carboxyl carrier protein; its protein translation is MSLNINDIHELMSNLENSSLREFKIVDGDFSLHLSKNENAAVVNTSNAVATPAAPLPAVTTETPSADYPLAQPSNEGVEIVAPMVGTVYLQPKPEAPMFKSVGDKVAVGETVAVIEAMKLMTEIHSDVAGTVSKILVENEEVVDYNKPLYIIDKD